A single genomic interval of Portunus trituberculatus isolate SZX2019 chromosome 41, ASM1759143v1, whole genome shotgun sequence harbors:
- the LOC123516689 gene encoding hydroxyacyl-thioester dehydratase type 2, mitochondrial-like, translated as MLLLLKQSFFSRNLNGFPLVTCGRCYSLKVGDVATLRKKITAEDIKKFSELSGDTNPVHLDKKFVESQTTFKDLVVHGAHLNSLVSRVIGTQLPGPGTLVVRQELKFPNPCYAGEEVEVTVRLANLRKIITVDFFCTATEGKIVLEGKGQLMHSQRFKGGH; from the coding sequence ATGTTGCTGCTTTTGAAGCAAAGTTTTTTCTCTAGAAATTTAAATGGATTTCCTCTTGTGACCTGTGGAAGATGCTATTCTCTGAAGGTTGGTGATGTGGCtacattgagaaaaaaaataactgctgaagatataaagaaattttCAGAATTAAGTGGTGATACAAATCCTGTTCATCTGGACAAGAAGTTTGTTGAGAGTCAGACCACATTTAAAGACTTGGTGGTTCATGGTGCTCATCTCAACAGCCTTGTGTCACGTGTCATAGGAACACAGCTTCCTGGCCCTGGCACGCTGGTGGTGAGGCAGGAGCTCAAGTTCCCCAACCCTTGCTATGCAGGAGAGGAGGTTGAGGTGACAGTCCGTTTAGCAAACCTGAGAAAGATCATAACAGTAGACTTTTTTTGCACTGCAACAGAAGGGAAGATTGTTCTAGAGGGCAAGGGTCAACTGATGCATTCACAGCGCTTCAAGGGAGGGCACTAG